Proteins encoded in a region of the Anopheles ziemanni chromosome 2, idAnoZiCoDA_A2_x.2, whole genome shotgun sequence genome:
- the LOC131293188 gene encoding uncharacterized protein LOC131293188, which translates to MSNYQPSYDAVSRTWEGPTVKPVFNPEASIGQVIFEVLNRSSDRLVQIDMDTGRSMTYAEFKSRMIRFAQNLTAMRVGKGDVVVLANANSENLGPLVCALLSIGAPFNALSPNFNEDDMAHMLGTTKPKLVFCDANNFDIVRSAVMRVFQGKTPPIYVFEDKRDDVQHAEELLKETGQEDKYMPYYLGDSRKTLAAILCSSGTSGAHKGVKLSHASLMKFELFFTLHHPKDSSEQRVYFNFSAIYWVTGVLWLVNVLINGDVRLITRNGFNEEQFFEAAERYHAAFIFTPPAYANAIMCHPRIRSSDLRSIKFWLIGGSMVPEDLRDRADALLPNGRSVNAFGSSECGVVATDFGARIPNAIGTLYAGIRIRVVDELGNRLGVGERGEFLLKPEYPFLGYYGNELATANACDQDGYFRTGDIGYIDENGTLYLVDRLKDIFKYKNFHVTPSELEMLICKIEGVQEVSVVGVPDADQLTDLPAALIVKTPGSDLDAPTVQAIINNQVSDFKRLRGGVHFIKELPKTGSGKVLRREVAEIIKQRNNNN; encoded by the exons ATGTCCAACTATCAACCATCGTACGATGCTGTCTCCCGAACATGGGAAGGTCCAACAGTCAAGCCGGTGTTCAATCCCGAAGCCAGCATCGGGCAGGTGATATTTGAAGTGCTAAACCGATCTTCGGATCGTCTGGTACAGATCGACATGGATACCGGCCGGTCAATGACGTACGCGGAGTTCAAGAGCAGGATGATTAGGTTCGCTCAAAACCTCACTGCAATGAGAGTAGGCAAGGGTGACGTAGTTGTGTTGGCGAATGCGAACAGCGAAAATCTAGGACCTCTTGTGTGTGCTCTGCTATCGATCGGTGCTCCATTCAATGCACTTTCTCCGAACTTCAACGAAGACGATATGGCACATATGTTGGGAACAACGAAACCGAAGTTGGTGTTCTGTGATGCGAACAACTTCGATATAGTTCGGTCTGCAGTAATGCGAGTGTTCCAAGGAAAAACTCCACCGATATATGTGTTCGAGGACAAGAGAGACGACGTTCAGCACGCAGAGGAGCTGTTGAAGGAAACGGGACAGGAGGATAAATATAT gCCATATTATTTGGGTGATAGCCGAAAAACTCTCGCTGCAATCCTTTGTTCTTCGGGTACTTCAGGTGCACACAAGGGTGTCAAGCTATCGCATGCCAGTTTGATGAAGTtcgaattatttttcacacttCACCATCCGAAAGACTCTTCCGAACAGAGAGTTTACTTCAACTTCAGTGCCATCTACTGGGTAACCGGTGTATTGTGGCTAGTGAATGTTTTGATCAATGGTGATGTGCGGCTCATTACACGCAACGGTTTCAATGAGGAACAGTTCTTTGAGGCAGCAGAAAGGTATCATGCtgcttttattttcacacCTCCAGCGTATGCGAATGCAATTATGTGCCACCCGCGGATAAGATCAAGCGATCTACGATCTATCAAATTTTGGTTGATCGGAGGAAGTATGGTTCCGGAGGATCTACGAGATAGAGCTGACGCGCTGCTTCCAAATGGTCGCTCAGTAAACGCATTCGGATCGTCGGAATGTGGAGTCGTTGCTACAGACTTCGGTGCACGAATACCTAATGCTATAGGGACGCTGTACGCAGGGATACGAATTCGAGTTGTCGACGAGCTCGGAAACAGATTAGGTGTCGGTGAACGTGGTGAATTTTTACTGAAACCGGAATATCCTTTCCTCGGATACTACGGAAACGAACTGGCAACAGCGAATGCCTGTGATCAGGATGGCTACTTCCGCACTGGTGACATCGGTTATATCGATGAAAATGGTACTTTGTATTTGGTTGATCGTCTAAAGGATAtctttaaatataaaaatttccATGTAACACCATCCGAGCTCGAGATGCTCATTTGCAAGATCGAAGGAGTACAAGAGGTTTCAGTAGTAGGCGTTCCAGATGCAGATCAGTTGACAGATCTACCGGCAGCGCTTATCGTGAAAACTCCTGGTAGTGACCTTGACGCACCGACAGTACAAGCTATCATCAATAACCAGGTTTCGGACtttaaacgactccgaggAGGCGTCCATTTTATAAAAGAGTTACCAAAAACTGGTAGTGGCAAAGTATTGCGCAGAGAGGTTGCAGAAATCATCAAACagagaaataataataactaa
- the LOC131293189 gene encoding uncharacterized protein LOC131293189 encodes MSNYQPSYDAVSRTWEGPTVKTVFNPEASIGQVIFEVLNRSSDRLVQIDMDTGRSMTYAEFKSRMIRFAQNLTAMRVGKGDVVVLANANSENLGPLVCALLSIGAPFNALSPNFNEDDMAHMLGTTKPKLVFCDANNFDIVRSAVRRVFQGKTPPIYVFEDKRDDVQHAEELLKETGQEEQFMPRYLGDSRNTIAVILCSSGTSGAPKGVKLSHATLMKFEVFFTLHHPKNSPVQRVYFNFSAIYWITGLKWLVNVLMNGDVRLFTRNGFNEEQFFEAAERYHAEFVLTAPAYANAILCHPRIRAIDLRSIKLWLIGGSMVSEDLRDRVDALLPNGRSVNGFGSSECGVVATDFGERIPNAIGMLFSGLRARVVDELGNRLGAGERGEFLLKPEYPFLGYYGNVSATANACDVEGFIRTGDFGYIDENGTLYLVDRLKDIFKYKNFHVTPSELEMLICKIEGVQEVSVVGVPDADRVTDLPAAFIVKTPGSDLDAPTVNNIVDSQVSDFKRLRGGVHFIKELPKTGSGKVLRREVAEIIKQRNNKK; translated from the exons ATGTCCAACTATCAACCATCGTACGATGCTGTCTCCCGAACATGGGAAGGTCCAACAGTGAAGACGGTGTTCAATCCCGAAGCCAGTATCGGGCAGGTGATATTTGAAGTGCTAAACCGATCTTCGGATCGTCTGGTACAGATCGACATGGATACCGGCCGGTCAATGACGTACGCGGAGTTCAAGAGCAGGATGATTAGGTTCGCTCAAAACCTCACTGCAATGAGAGTAGGCAAGGGTGACGTAGTTGTGTTGGCGAATGCGAACAGCGAAAATCTAGGACCTCTTGTGTGTGCTCTGCTATCGATCGGTGCTCCATTCAATGCACTTTCTCCGAACTTCAACGAAGACGATATGGCACATATGTTGGGAACAACGAAACCGAAGTTGGTGTTCTGTGATGCGAACAACTTCGATATAGTTCGGTCTGCAGTAAGGCGAGTGTTCCAAGGAAAAACTCCACCGATATATGTGTTCGAGGACAAGAGAGACGACGTTCAGCACGCAGAGGAGCTGTTGAAGGAAACGGGACAGGAGGAACAATTTAT gCCACGGTATCTCGGTGACAGTAGAAATACTATAGCTGTGATCCTTTGTTCCTCTGGTACTTCAGGTGCTCCCAAGGGTGTCAAGCTATCGCATGCCACTTTAATGAAGTTCGAAGTATTTTTCACTCTTCACCATCCGAAAAACTCTCCAGTACAGAGAGTTTACTTCAACTTCAGTGCCATCTACTGGATAACTGGCCTCAAGTGGCTAGTGAATGTTTTGATGAACGGCGATGTGCGGCTTTTTACACGCAACGGTTTTAATGAGGAacagttcttcgaagcagctgAAAGGTATCATGCTGAATTCGTCCTTACTGCTCCAGCCTATGCGAACGCGATTTTGTGCCACCCACGGATAAGAGCAATCGATCTACGATCTATCAAATTGTGGTTGATTGGCGGAAGTATGGTTTCAGAGGATCTACGAGATCGAGTCGATGCGCTGCTTCCAAACGGTCGCTCGGTGAACGGATTCGGATCGTCGGAATGTGGAGTCGTTGCTACCGACTTCGGTGAACGAATACCTAATGCCATTGGGATGCTGTTCTCGGGTCTGCGAGCTCGAGTCGTTGACGAGCTCGGAAATAGATTAGGTGCCGGTGAACGTGGTGAATTTTTGCTGAAGCCAGAATATCCTTTCCTCGGATACTACGGGAATGTATCGGCAACAGCGAACGCTTGTGACGTCGAAGGCTTCATACGCACTGGCGACTTCGGTTACATCGATGAAAATGGTACTTTGTATTTGGTTGATCGTCTAAAGGATATcttcaaatataaaaatttcCATGTAACACCATCCGAGCTCGAGATGCTCATTTGCAAGATCGAAGGAGTACAAGAGGTTTCAGTAGTAGGCGTTCCAGATGCGGATCGGGTGACAGATCTACCGGCAGCGTTTATCGTGAAAACTCCTGGTAGTGACCTTGACGCACCGACAGTGAACAATATAGTCGATAGCCAGGTTTCGGACtttaaacgactccgaggAGGCGTCCATTTTATAAAAGAGTTACCAAAAACTGGTAGTGGCAAAGTATTGCGCCGAGAGGTTGCTGAAATCATCAAACAGAGAAATAATaagaaataa
- the LOC131293190 gene encoding probable 4-coumarate--CoA ligase 3 — translation MALCTYDESTRTWYGPKVVPIFNPKASVGQVMNDILRRSPDRIIQIDMDTGFRMSCGEFRTRMIRLAQNLVEVCGLQQGDIVTLVNANSENVAPLACALMTIGVTWNPLAPAFAENDIAHMLRMTQPRVIFCDDGNVDVVHAASRKAVQGNPPIYVFESARDDVQHAEDLLKATGREEQFVAPNLGDSRENLAIIMSSSGTTGPPKGVCLTHEQIIGIIGSNPLAKPMTIFNFSPLYWATGMVMVLTTFSSSSTRLITRRLFSEEKFFEAVEKYRANFVFMPPSYANQILGHERVQKVDFSSLVFLAVGGSYVSDALRDRFERLLPNGRTYNSVGLTEIGWASCDLGKRKPGSVGTPTANVSVRIVDEEGNYLGVGKRGEILLKNTESTFVGYYKNEEATRNAFDGSGFFRTGDIGYFDEEGYLYIIDRQKDIFKYRGFHVTPSELEAILGQIEGVREACVVGIPEDADRTTELPTAVIVRSEGSTLDAVEVNRIIDSQVSDFKRLRGGVYFVESLPKTQTGKILRRKVVEMLYEIMPPNGASSKQ, via the exons ATGGCGCTGTGTACGTACGATGAATCGACCCGTACCTGGTACGGTCCAAAGGTGGTACCGATCTTCAATCCGAAGGCGAGTGTAGGGCAAGTGATGAACGATATTTTGCGACGATCACCCGACCGGATAATCCAGATCGATATGGATACGGGGTTCAGGATGAGTTGTGGCGAGTTCCGGACGAGAATGATCCGGTTGGCGCAGAACCTGGTGGAGGTTTGTGGTCTTCAGCAGGGTGATATTGTGACGCTGGTAAACGCCAACAGTGAAAATGTGGCCCCTCTGGCATGCGCACTGATGACAATCGGAGTAACGTGGAATCCACTCGCGCCGGCTTTCGCCGAAAATGACATTGCGCACATGTTGCGTATGACCCAACCGAGGGTGATATTCTGTGACGACGGAAATGTGGACGTTGTGCATGCTGCCTCGCGCAAAGCTGTCCAAGGGAATCCACCAATTTATGTGTTCGAGAGTGCCAGGGATGACGTGCAGCATGCGGAGGACCTGTTGAAAGCGACCGGGCGTGAGGAGCAGTTTGT CGCTCCGAATTTGGGAGATTCGCGAGAAAATCTAGCGATCATCATGTCCTCCTCCGGCACCACAGGCCCTCCCAAGGGGGTGTGTTTAACACACGAACAAATCATCGGCATCATCGGCAGCAACCCACTCGCGAAGCCAATGACCATCTTCAACTTTAGCCCGTTGTACTGGGCTACTGGCATGGTTATGGTACTGACCACATTCTCGAGTTCCTCTACACGTCTTATCACACGACGTCTATTCAGCGAGGAAAAGTTCTTCGAGGCGGTGGAGAAGTACCGGGCTAACTTCGTCTTCATGCCTCCGTCGTACGCCAATCAAATCTTAGGCCACGAGCGTGTACAGAAAGTTGACTTCTCTAGCCTGGTGTTCCTAGCGGTCGGAGGAAGCTACGTGTCGGATGCGCTGCGTGATCGATTCGAACGGCTGCTTCCGAACGGGCGAACGTACAATTCGGTCGGTTTGACAGAGATAGGTTGGGCTTCGTGTGATTTAGGCAAACGGAAGCCCGGTTCTGTGGGCACTCCGACGGCGAACGTGAGTGTCAGGATCGTCGATGAGGAAGGAAATTATCTGGGCGTCGGTAAGCGGGGTGAGATACTGCTAAAGAATACCGAATCCACCTTCGTGGGGTACTACAAGAATGAGGAAGCCACCCGGAATGCGTTCGACGGGAGCGGATTTTTCCGCACCGGCGATATCGGATACTTCGACGAGGAAGGTTACCTGTACATCATCGATCGGCAGAAGGATATCTTCAAGTACCGTGGATTCCACGTGACACCAAGCGAGCTGGAAGCCATCTTGGGCCAGATCGAGGGAGTGCGAGAAGCGTGCGTCGTGGGCATTCCGGAAGATGCGGATCGAACGACGGAACTACCGACGGCGGTAATCGTGCGTTCGGAAGGAAGCACACTCGACGCGGTGGAAGTTAACCGAATCATCGATAGCCAGGTATCGGACTTTAAGCGTCTACGTGGAGGCGTTTACTTCGTGGAGTCACTACCCAAAACGCAAACTGGCAAAATCTTGCGCCGTAAGGTGGTGGAGATGTTATATGAGATCATGCCTCCGAATGGCGCGTCTTCAAAGCAGTGA